Proteins encoded in a region of the Synechococcus sp. BIOS-U3-1 genome:
- a CDS encoding DUF2973 domain-containing protein, which yields MRLSIKAKDRTGLKTTHPELLDQNGSVTKEKLLVVRFDRPKPVLPS from the coding sequence ATGCGTCTATCCATCAAGGCAAAAGATAGAACTGGTCTCAAAACCACCCACCCAGAACTCCTCGACCAAAACGGCAGCGTGACCAAGGAAAAACTGCTTGTCGTTCGTTTCGATAGGCCGAAACCAGTCCTTCCCTCTTAG
- a CDS encoding lipopolysaccharide assembly protein LapA domain-containing protein, with protein sequence MRQINFTLIFVFVLSMVFFTLENTASTTVHVLPGLKYTTPLAALLLLSAGIGATSAWMFAVWSGMLNSVDRFKQSSNFDAQQVRIQELEIDLNRYRATVEAQLGLLPSASSEDESEAAEAVQLSDIELT encoded by the coding sequence ATGCGTCAGATCAATTTCACCCTGATCTTCGTGTTCGTCCTGAGCATGGTGTTCTTCACTCTGGAGAACACTGCTTCCACAACCGTTCATGTTCTGCCTGGCCTGAAGTACACCACGCCTCTTGCTGCTTTGTTGTTGCTGTCTGCGGGGATTGGTGCAACGTCTGCCTGGATGTTTGCTGTATGGAGTGGAATGCTTAATAGCGTGGATCGCTTCAAGCAATCAAGTAATTTTGATGCTCAGCAAGTGCGTATCCAGGAATTGGAGATCGATCTGAATCGGTACCGGGCAACCGTTGAAGCCCAGTTAGGTCTTCTGCCTTCAGCCAGTTCCGAAGACGAATCAGAGGCGGCAGAAGCTGTCCAGCTTTCGGATATAGAATTAACCTGA
- a CDS encoding DUF4114 domain-containing protein, with protein MTTGLFADFPGPKEIYGGQYPLADYKWLYTKKNGKVNFNVNSNVILAEVANSQKSYAKKNESTKFRDNLRDNGFIIGMYSDMAKYPEKITGKNADTTVTTTYEYAWGYALKQSTNAQGVVTPEWSSLTAAEKAKRVLMGPAGDNKESIFAWPEDQLNSSEQQKSAKGGYCIWTQDIEAGSTKIKTINEQFAGIIAALWAGRHHLGSDFKIIPVISKSVLTNLVNNTGDELVNLKTVHDMVEPILTDKEGNGLKYFKQGDVPPAGPHKRTSWSLLSYLKMNGIIDGFISEETRSQTLKPGDELSINSNAAPFNLTYDIPYALMGYWNGDGADMPNSPTLNNKIQIGFHGKMPLDSAMYFIHDKSKDDFLALKPDQYFTPVPKHLISVNASQYQYATGGGHRAIDLTTLASTNSVQISINTSREAEHQSYSGFYRVQDAAGTVKDPVTGQLIVPGESGYKKAALSSENIINNLSNISLNKDGANSYSIDINGGVMMAPFAVITEPGQENTFFSYAAANSDGISHFKQLSTNSFGMEDTQGGGDMDFNDLEISFRFLEIL; from the coding sequence ATGACTACTGGTTTATTCGCAGATTTCCCCGGACCAAAGGAAATATATGGTGGCCAATATCCGCTAGCTGATTACAAGTGGCTCTACACCAAAAAAAACGGCAAAGTAAATTTCAATGTTAATTCCAATGTTATTTTAGCAGAGGTCGCTAATTCTCAAAAATCATACGCAAAAAAAAATGAGTCAACTAAATTTAGAGATAACCTCAGGGATAATGGCTTCATTATTGGAATGTATTCCGATATGGCTAAATACCCTGAAAAAATTACCGGCAAAAACGCAGACACAACAGTAACAACAACCTATGAGTATGCTTGGGGATATGCATTGAAGCAATCCACAAATGCTCAAGGTGTCGTCACACCAGAATGGTCTTCTTTAACCGCTGCCGAGAAAGCTAAAAGAGTTCTAATGGGTCCCGCTGGGGATAACAAAGAAAGCATATTTGCGTGGCCAGAGGATCAACTTAATTCATCTGAACAGCAGAAATCAGCCAAAGGAGGATATTGCATTTGGACTCAAGATATTGAAGCAGGCTCGACGAAAATCAAAACAATAAACGAGCAATTTGCTGGAATCATTGCAGCCCTATGGGCTGGCCGGCATCATCTTGGATCAGACTTCAAAATCATACCCGTAATTTCAAAAAGTGTTTTGACCAATTTAGTGAATAATACAGGCGATGAGCTGGTTAATTTGAAAACCGTTCACGATATGGTTGAGCCCATTTTGACAGACAAGGAAGGAAATGGTCTTAAATATTTTAAACAGGGAGATGTACCGCCAGCAGGCCCTCATAAAAGAACATCATGGAGTCTTTTGTCATATCTGAAGATGAATGGTATTATCGATGGCTTTATTAGTGAAGAAACAAGATCGCAAACTTTGAAACCTGGAGATGAGCTGTCGATAAATTCAAACGCTGCTCCATTCAATCTTACGTATGATATTCCCTACGCATTAATGGGCTACTGGAATGGCGATGGTGCAGACATGCCCAATTCACCGACGTTAAACAATAAAATCCAAATAGGCTTCCATGGCAAGATGCCACTCGATTCAGCAATGTATTTCATTCACGACAAAAGTAAAGATGATTTTCTGGCGTTGAAACCGGATCAATACTTCACGCCAGTTCCCAAACACCTAATCTCCGTAAACGCAAGTCAATATCAGTATGCTACTGGGGGAGGTCATCGTGCAATCGACTTAACAACGCTAGCTAGTACCAACTCAGTTCAAATATCAATTAATACAAGTCGCGAAGCTGAGCATCAGTCTTACTCAGGTTTTTACCGTGTTCAGGATGCCGCTGGAACCGTAAAAGACCCAGTCACTGGCCAATTAATTGTGCCTGGAGAATCGGGATACAAGAAAGCCGCATTGTCGAGTGAAAATATAATTAATAATTTAAGCAATATTTCTCTGAATAAGGACGGCGCAAATTCCTATTCAATTGATATCAACGGAGGGGTAATGATGGCTCCTTTTGCTGTGATCACTGAACCTGGCCAAGAAAACACCTTCTTCAGCTACGCAGCTGCCAATTCAGATGGCATTAGCCATTTCAAACAGTTATCTACAAACTCATTTGGCATGGAAGATACTCAAGGAGGAGGTGATATGGACTTCAATGATCTTGAGATTTCATTTCGGTTTCTTGAGATTCTTTAG
- the ruvC gene encoding crossover junction endodeoxyribonuclease RuvC: MRILGIDPGLARVGYGVIDTSDGQQTMLDCGIIRTDPGYSEGERMVVIAQDLRQLIRAWRPELASVEKFFFYRSSNTIAVVQARGVVIMTLSRFGLPIVEFPPMQIKQALTGHGHADKDEVLEAVMRELNLESPPRPDDAADALAVALTGWFQR; encoded by the coding sequence GTGCGCATTCTCGGCATCGACCCTGGTCTCGCCCGAGTTGGTTACGGGGTGATTGATACCTCTGATGGTCAGCAGACCATGCTCGATTGCGGCATTATCCGCACCGATCCGGGGTATTCAGAAGGCGAGAGGATGGTTGTGATCGCCCAAGACTTGCGGCAGTTGATCAGGGCCTGGCGACCGGAATTGGCATCTGTCGAAAAATTTTTCTTCTACCGATCCAGCAACACCATTGCCGTCGTCCAGGCTCGCGGTGTGGTGATCATGACCCTGAGCAGATTCGGACTGCCGATCGTCGAGTTTCCGCCGATGCAGATCAAACAGGCTCTTACCGGCCACGGCCATGCCGACAAGGATGAGGTTCTTGAAGCCGTGATGCGCGAGCTCAACCTTGAGTCTCCGCCCAGACCCGACGACGCTGCAGATGCACTGGCCGTTGCTTTGACGGGCTGGTTTCAGCGATAA
- the bchI gene encoding magnesium chelatase ATPase subunit I gives MSSPRKRRVFPFTAVIGQEEMKLALLLNVIDPRIGGVMIMGDRGTGKSTTIRALADLLPGIEVVAGDPYNSSPSDPDLQSSDVRQRLEHGETLATEDRQVPMVDLPLGATEDRLCGTIDIEKALSEGVRAFEPGLLAKANRGLLYVDEVNLLDDHLVDVLLDSAASGWNTVEREGVSVRHPARFVLIGSGNPEEGELRPQLLDRFGMSVEVRTVRDPELRVQVVDQRTAFDTDPDAFSSSVEAGQHALQERVVEAQQRLDQVEIDDDLRLRISAVCGELDVDGLRGDIVTNRAARALAAFEGRTEVTEDDVARVVSCCLRHRLRKDPLEQIDSGDRVVKVFCKVFERSETSDRAEFELALVA, from the coding sequence GTGAGTTCACCGCGCAAGCGCAGAGTTTTTCCATTCACTGCCGTGATCGGTCAGGAGGAGATGAAACTTGCTCTGCTGCTCAACGTGATCGATCCCCGCATCGGCGGAGTGATGATCATGGGCGACAGAGGCACAGGGAAATCAACAACGATCAGGGCACTGGCGGATCTACTCCCTGGCATTGAGGTTGTTGCCGGAGACCCATACAACAGCTCACCAAGCGATCCTGATTTGCAGAGCAGCGACGTACGTCAGCGCCTCGAGCACGGGGAGACTCTCGCGACAGAGGATCGCCAAGTGCCCATGGTTGATCTTCCGCTAGGCGCAACCGAAGACCGACTCTGCGGCACTATCGATATTGAGAAGGCCCTTAGCGAGGGAGTGCGGGCGTTTGAACCTGGCTTGCTAGCTAAGGCAAACCGGGGCTTGCTCTACGTCGATGAAGTGAATCTGCTGGACGATCATCTGGTAGACGTCCTGCTTGACTCTGCCGCCTCGGGCTGGAACACAGTTGAACGAGAAGGCGTATCGGTGCGACATCCAGCCCGCTTCGTGCTGATCGGTTCCGGCAACCCTGAAGAGGGAGAGCTGCGTCCTCAGCTCCTCGACCGCTTCGGCATGAGCGTTGAGGTGCGGACAGTCAGAGACCCTGAGCTGCGTGTTCAGGTGGTGGATCAGCGCACAGCCTTTGATACCGATCCTGATGCATTCAGCTCCTCGGTTGAAGCTGGACAACACGCACTTCAGGAACGGGTCGTAGAAGCCCAGCAGAGGCTAGACCAGGTGGAAATCGACGATGACCTGCGCTTGCGGATTTCCGCAGTATGCGGCGAACTGGATGTCGACGGTCTGAGGGGCGACATCGTGACCAACAGGGCTGCAAGAGCACTGGCGGCTTTTGAAGGCCGCACTGAAGTCACCGAAGACGATGTTGCTCGCGTGGTGTCTTGCTGTCTTCGACACCGACTTCGCAAAGATCCTCTGGAGCAAATTGATTCCGGAGATCGTGTGGTGAAGGTGTTCTGCAAAGTATTCGAACGCAGTGAGACCAGCGACAGAGCCGAATTCGAACTAGCTCTGGTCGCTTGA
- a CDS encoding DUF3370 domain-containing protein, translating to MATVFASPQFAADQQKPADPTLTRPSQVRALSGQLDDVLMVNDNNPELITGEGILVSTFPQSPGLNIALNGRFDLFSHHVYAGQPDQLDSTLWLAVVAEPAGDAPVNLRLLSGSTSLSQATLKGQTASPFLPLPAVMAESGTVIASGPGSRVAGDLLRGDIASELQQEWHIAPGSVSPLVVLPIPVAGLDPLLNGRNLQLRLQSTGPVHIATLAAYGSGDKVPDPDQWRKLLSQGRQSPKEHQPTPRGARGRIIYSRVSGIQIGSTWRASLTDPGSSHLNIEDAPVSWPISSLERGELQTGQIQTAELKAFDKGTAWAAHGNYGVEYDLTLPLRNQGSQQRTVAISLESPDKNKSGKSQLAFSSRHSGAVMFRGPIEVSGLDGEQGRPSGRRRFHLVLRRGQEGPLLGQITLSPGEQRSVRVRLVYPADATPPQVLSLLPVKQSTGASDDRQ from the coding sequence ATGGCAACGGTGTTTGCATCTCCACAATTTGCTGCGGACCAGCAGAAACCGGCTGACCCAACCCTGACACGCCCAAGCCAGGTGCGTGCACTTTCAGGACAGCTGGATGACGTGCTGATGGTGAATGACAACAACCCGGAACTGATCACCGGGGAAGGCATCCTTGTCTCGACCTTTCCCCAGTCGCCGGGTCTGAATATTGCGCTGAACGGTCGCTTCGATCTGTTCAGCCATCACGTTTACGCCGGCCAGCCCGATCAGCTCGATTCCACTCTCTGGCTCGCGGTTGTAGCTGAGCCAGCTGGAGACGCCCCGGTGAATCTGCGACTTCTCAGTGGCAGCACCTCCCTTTCACAGGCAACCCTGAAAGGCCAAACCGCCTCACCATTTCTGCCGTTACCCGCAGTGATGGCTGAATCTGGCACAGTCATTGCCTCCGGTCCCGGCAGCAGGGTGGCAGGCGATCTGCTTCGGGGGGATATCGCGAGTGAACTGCAGCAGGAATGGCACATTGCGCCTGGATCGGTCAGCCCATTGGTGGTGCTTCCAATCCCGGTCGCCGGCTTAGACCCACTTCTTAACGGTCGCAATCTGCAGCTGCGACTGCAAAGCACAGGTCCGGTCCATATCGCCACCCTGGCCGCCTACGGAAGCGGTGACAAGGTGCCAGACCCAGACCAGTGGAGGAAGCTACTGAGTCAGGGCCGGCAGAGTCCAAAAGAGCATCAACCAACGCCGCGCGGTGCACGCGGCAGGATCATCTATTCACGCGTTAGCGGTATCCAGATCGGCAGCACCTGGAGGGCATCACTGACCGATCCAGGTTCCAGCCACCTGAACATTGAGGATGCGCCCGTCTCCTGGCCGATCAGCAGTCTGGAGCGCGGTGAGCTGCAGACAGGACAAATCCAGACAGCAGAGCTGAAGGCCTTTGATAAAGGCACCGCCTGGGCCGCACACGGGAACTACGGCGTTGAATACGACCTGACACTGCCCCTGCGCAATCAGGGATCACAGCAGCGAACAGTGGCGATCAGCTTGGAATCTCCTGACAAGAACAAAAGCGGCAAGAGCCAGTTGGCGTTCAGCAGTCGTCACAGCGGAGCAGTGATGTTCCGTGGACCAATCGAGGTGAGCGGGCTGGATGGAGAGCAAGGACGCCCCAGTGGACGACGAAGGTTCCACCTGGTGCTCCGACGAGGTCAGGAGGGCCCCCTGCTTGGGCAAATCACTCTCTCTCCTGGGGAACAACGTTCGGTGAGGGTACGACTGGTGTATCCAGCAGATGCCACCCCTCCCCAGGTGCTGTCTCTCCTACCTGTGAAACAATCCACAGGAGCATCAGACGACCGTCAGTGA
- a CDS encoding serine hydrolase, producing the protein MASSRSRRQNPGWGSPLRLVLRLVLMGVGLGVITGSLLKLAGPAVETGDLTLPAWLPLSEQSPERQVQQGAAADTSGTTSLNRTESLGRFETRNELKPLSERWQTLAAAQPDLDVSAFMLVLDDGRYAQLEPDTELPAASSIKTPILLVTLEELDAGRLSWNEPLQLSQTVVGGGAGWMASKPLGTRFPTHEVATEMIRVSDNTATNLLIERLGGREILNARFNALGLSATKVNDWLPDLKGTNSTSARDLARSIALVDTGEALSIRSRDLFREVMGTSITNTLLPRGLLRGLGGRQGEPDESLMVKGYKVFNKTGDIGIAYADAGLIELPDGSRAVAAFLVKGPFNDPRSTELIRKLAAAMAPVLKPKPAVTRSSAGSASINP; encoded by the coding sequence TTGGCCTCCAGTCGATCCAGACGCCAAAACCCTGGCTGGGGAAGTCCTCTGCGGCTCGTGCTGCGACTTGTTCTGATGGGCGTCGGCCTTGGCGTGATTACGGGCTCCTTGCTGAAACTGGCTGGCCCAGCAGTTGAGACAGGAGATCTCACACTGCCTGCGTGGCTGCCACTATCCGAGCAGAGTCCAGAACGCCAAGTCCAACAAGGAGCGGCTGCCGACACCAGCGGAACGACTTCCCTCAATCGCACCGAATCCCTTGGTCGCTTCGAGACCCGCAATGAACTCAAGCCGCTGAGTGAGCGTTGGCAGACACTGGCTGCAGCACAGCCCGATCTGGACGTGAGCGCCTTCATGCTTGTGCTAGACGACGGGCGCTACGCGCAGCTGGAGCCTGATACTGAGCTGCCCGCCGCCAGCTCCATCAAAACGCCGATCCTGCTCGTCACCCTTGAAGAGCTAGATGCGGGTCGTTTGAGTTGGAACGAGCCTCTGCAGCTGAGTCAAACCGTTGTGGGTGGGGGAGCCGGCTGGATGGCCTCCAAGCCGCTCGGCACGCGGTTCCCGACCCATGAAGTCGCCACTGAAATGATCCGTGTGAGCGACAACACCGCCACCAACCTTCTGATCGAACGCCTGGGAGGTCGAGAGATACTGAATGCCCGTTTCAATGCTCTGGGCCTGAGCGCCACAAAGGTGAATGATTGGCTCCCAGATCTCAAGGGCACCAACAGCACTAGCGCCAGGGATTTGGCTCGATCGATTGCTCTGGTTGACACCGGTGAAGCGCTCTCAATCCGCAGCCGCGATCTATTTCGTGAGGTGATGGGCACATCGATCACTAATACCCTTCTGCCACGCGGGCTGCTGCGTGGTCTGGGCGGGCGCCAGGGAGAACCGGACGAAAGCCTGATGGTGAAGGGCTACAAAGTGTTCAATAAAACCGGCGACATTGGTATTGCTTACGCCGATGCCGGCTTGATTGAGTTGCCTGATGGCAGTAGAGCCGTTGCTGCCTTCCTCGTGAAAGGACCGTTCAATGACCCCCGCTCGACGGAGCTGATTCGCAAGCTGGCAGCGGCGATGGCTCCAGTTCTCAAACCCAAACCCGCCGTGACCCGTTCCAGCGCAGGTAGCGCCAGCATCAATCCATGA
- a CDS encoding RNA methyltransferase: MSLTVVLVEPAGPLNLGSVARLCANFGVEDLRLVAPRCDPGDLDAQRMAVHGDQVLKRARHFPTLFDALTDCQRVVASCGRIDHGEIPLQAPEQVMPWVQQGLESAAQVALVFGRENRGLSNEELLLSQRVVRLHSSEAYPSLNLSHAVAVMLHELERVRRQPTGQLNAVLQEVETAEPTQLINCLNDAEDLLLEAGFLLQHTARARMAKVKGLLQRALVRPEELAMLRGMVRQLRWAIRCHRP; this comes from the coding sequence GTGAGTCTCACCGTGGTTTTGGTGGAACCTGCTGGTCCGCTCAACCTTGGAAGCGTGGCTCGGCTTTGCGCAAATTTCGGCGTCGAAGATCTGAGGCTGGTCGCTCCTCGATGTGATCCAGGTGATCTGGACGCCCAACGCATGGCCGTCCATGGTGACCAGGTCTTGAAACGTGCACGCCACTTCCCAACACTGTTCGACGCACTGACCGATTGCCAGCGCGTTGTGGCCAGCTGCGGACGAATCGACCACGGGGAGATTCCTCTTCAGGCTCCCGAACAGGTCATGCCCTGGGTGCAACAGGGACTTGAATCAGCTGCGCAAGTCGCACTGGTCTTCGGCAGAGAGAATCGCGGACTCAGCAATGAAGAGTTGCTGCTCAGCCAACGCGTTGTACGGCTTCATTCAAGCGAAGCTTATCCATCCCTGAATTTGTCCCATGCGGTTGCCGTGATGTTGCACGAGCTGGAGAGGGTTCGCAGGCAACCGACCGGCCAACTGAACGCAGTGCTCCAGGAGGTGGAAACAGCCGAGCCAACACAGCTGATCAACTGCCTGAATGATGCGGAGGATCTGCTTCTCGAGGCTGGTTTCCTGCTGCAGCACACCGCAAGAGCACGAATGGCCAAGGTCAAGGGGCTGCTTCAACGGGCGCTAGTTCGTCCTGAAGAATTAGCGATGCTGCGCGGCATGGTCCGACAACTTCGTTGGGCGATTCGTTGCCACCGCCCGTAA
- a CDS encoding c-type cytochrome yields MTTPSSTAATSERRRGLVTALIVMAVITAVALGAWFYVSTRLDPYSRSALALNGNVQHGAQLFRINCAGCHGIAGQGLVGPSLQAVTERRPDRSIIHQIVSGETPPMPRFEIEPEGMADLLSYLHTLN; encoded by the coding sequence GTGACGACACCGTCATCAACTGCTGCAACGTCGGAACGACGCCGTGGTTTGGTGACGGCGTTGATCGTCATGGCTGTCATCACAGCGGTAGCGCTCGGGGCTTGGTTCTATGTCAGCACCCGTCTCGATCCCTACAGCAGATCTGCGCTGGCATTGAATGGCAATGTTCAGCATGGGGCGCAATTGTTCCGGATCAACTGCGCTGGCTGTCATGGCATCGCTGGACAAGGACTGGTGGGTCCAAGCCTTCAGGCTGTAACCGAGAGACGACCGGACCGTTCCATCATTCACCAGATCGTGAGCGGAGAAACGCCGCCGATGCCACGCTTTGAAATCGAACCGGAAGGAATGGCTGACCTGCTGAGCTATCTACACACCCTGAACTGA
- the petG gene encoding cytochrome b6-f complex subunit V, whose product MIEPLLCGIVLGLIPVTLLGLFVAAWNQYRRGSALGG is encoded by the coding sequence ATGATCGAACCTCTGCTTTGTGGCATCGTTCTTGGACTGATTCCGGTCACTCTTCTGGGTTTGTTTGTCGCAGCCTGGAATCAGTATCGCCGCGGCAGTGCTCTGGGGGGTTGA
- the hisH gene encoding imidazole glycerol phosphate synthase subunit HisH, which yields MKPIQKIGLIDYGMGNLHSVQTSFKRLGQPLVQVRKPEDLEPCDALILPGVGAFDPAMEKLQSSGLVQHLRSWHDNRRPLLGICLGLQLLFERSDEGKAEGLGVFEGNVQRLPDQQGERIPHMGWGQLKPQKLCPLLQEGDTQPWVYFVHSYAAVPNKPSDLAATVSFGRGEATAMVWKHRTGACQFHPEKSAQAGAQLLKRWVGWLQSGAELPR from the coding sequence ATGAAACCGATTCAAAAGATCGGTTTAATTGATTACGGGATGGGCAATCTGCATTCCGTCCAGACGAGTTTCAAGCGATTGGGCCAGCCTTTGGTTCAGGTTCGCAAACCTGAGGATCTTGAGCCCTGCGATGCACTGATTCTTCCGGGAGTCGGTGCTTTCGATCCGGCAATGGAAAAGCTTCAGTCGTCTGGACTCGTGCAACATCTGCGCAGCTGGCACGACAACAGACGCCCTCTACTTGGGATCTGCCTGGGCCTCCAGTTGCTGTTCGAACGCAGCGATGAAGGCAAAGCCGAAGGCCTGGGAGTTTTTGAAGGGAACGTTCAACGTCTCCCTGACCAACAGGGAGAACGGATTCCACACATGGGATGGGGTCAACTAAAACCCCAAAAACTCTGTCCGCTTCTGCAGGAGGGCGACACGCAACCGTGGGTGTATTTCGTGCACTCCTATGCCGCAGTCCCTAACAAACCCTCTGATCTGGCCGCCACCGTGTCCTTCGGACGTGGGGAAGCCACAGCAATGGTCTGGAAGCACCGCACTGGAGCCTGTCAGTTTCACCCTGAAAAATCTGCGCAAGCCGGCGCTCAATTGTTGAAGCGTTGGGTCGGATGGCTTCAGTCCGGCGCTGAGCTGCCCAGGTGA
- the trxA gene encoding thioredoxin gives MSSAAAVTDASFEQDVLQSDVPVLVDFWAPWCGPCRMVAPIVDEIAKEFEGKIKVFKLNTDENPNVASQFGIRSIPTLMVFKGGQKVDTVVGAVPKATLSGTIAKYL, from the coding sequence ATGTCCAGCGCTGCCGCTGTCACCGACGCCTCCTTCGAACAGGACGTCCTTCAGAGCGACGTCCCCGTGCTGGTCGATTTCTGGGCCCCCTGGTGTGGCCCTTGTCGCATGGTGGCTCCCATCGTGGATGAAATCGCCAAGGAGTTCGAAGGAAAAATCAAGGTGTTCAAGCTCAACACCGATGAAAATCCCAACGTTGCCAGCCAGTTCGGCATTCGCAGCATTCCCACTTTGATGGTGTTCAAAGGCGGGCAGAAAGTCGACACTGTGGTTGGAGCCGTTCCCAAGGCAACCCTCTCCGGCACGATTGCCAAGTACCTCTGA
- a CDS encoding GuaB3 family IMP dehydrogenase-related protein encodes MDIQLGRSKVVRRAYGIDEIALVPGGKTVDPEVTDTSWSIGGIEREIPIIASAMDGVVDVGMAVNLTKLGALGVLNLEGVQTRYEDPNSVLDRIASVGKDEFVPLMQEIYSQPVQESLIRKRIQDIKAQGGIAAVSGTPVAALRFGKAIAEAGADLFFVQATVVSTNHVGPEGQETLDLETLCREMGVPVVIGNCVTYDVALQLMRAGAAAVMVGIGPGAACTSRGVLGVGIPQATAVADCAAAREDYKKESNRYVPIVADGGIVTGGDICKCIACGADAVMIGSPIARAEEAPGRGFHWGMATPSPVLPRGTRINVGSTGSLERILRGPAKLDDGTHNLLGCLKTSMGTLGARTINEMQQVEVVVAPSLLTEGKVYQKAQHLGMGK; translated from the coding sequence GTGGACATTCAGCTCGGACGCTCCAAGGTTGTACGCCGGGCCTATGGCATCGATGAGATTGCACTGGTGCCAGGCGGCAAAACCGTGGATCCAGAGGTGACCGACACCAGCTGGTCGATTGGAGGCATCGAGCGCGAGATTCCGATCATCGCCAGTGCCATGGACGGGGTTGTGGATGTGGGTATGGCGGTCAACCTGACCAAGTTGGGAGCGCTCGGTGTGCTCAACCTGGAGGGAGTCCAGACCCGTTACGAAGATCCGAATAGCGTTCTTGACCGGATTGCTTCGGTCGGCAAGGACGAGTTCGTTCCTCTTATGCAGGAGATCTACAGCCAGCCGGTGCAGGAGTCATTAATTCGCAAGCGCATTCAGGACATCAAGGCTCAGGGTGGTATCGCCGCTGTCAGCGGAACCCCAGTTGCCGCTCTGCGCTTCGGCAAGGCGATCGCCGAGGCAGGTGCGGATCTATTTTTTGTTCAGGCCACTGTGGTGTCGACGAATCACGTCGGACCAGAAGGCCAAGAGACACTCGACCTTGAAACCCTCTGTCGGGAGATGGGGGTTCCCGTTGTGATTGGTAATTGCGTCACTTACGACGTGGCTCTTCAACTGATGCGCGCTGGAGCAGCTGCCGTAATGGTGGGCATCGGCCCTGGAGCGGCCTGCACCTCCAGAGGGGTACTAGGCGTTGGCATTCCTCAGGCCACAGCGGTGGCGGACTGTGCTGCAGCACGAGAGGACTACAAAAAGGAAAGCAATCGATACGTTCCCATCGTTGCCGACGGCGGCATTGTGACCGGAGGTGACATCTGCAAATGCATCGCTTGTGGAGCGGATGCCGTGATGATCGGCTCGCCGATTGCCCGTGCAGAGGAAGCACCCGGCCGGGGCTTTCACTGGGGCATGGCCACTCCAAGTCCGGTGTTGCCCCGCGGTACCCGTATCAACGTCGGCAGCACAGGAAGTCTGGAACGCATCCTTCGTGGGCCAGCCAAACTTGATGATGGAACTCACAACCTGCTGGGTTGCCTGAAAACCTCGATGGGAACCCTTGGAGCACGCACCATCAATGAAATGCAACAGGTGGAGGTGGTAGTGGCTCCGTCACTGCTCACCGAGGGCAAGGTTTATCAGAAAGCTCAGCATCTCGGCATGGGCAAATAG
- a CDS encoding CAAD domain-containing protein: MSSDKPSETQAPAESINPDLPAHGDITDRAAEAEQTPVAADSSPTSTPAEPAAQPVAATTSPSIAERVSVPAQASADSGEEAGGEWELLSNRIKQFFEENNLQDQWQSLRQPLFLLGGLIVVILTLRIYGGILDAIATVPLAPRLFQLVGAFYAVWFAATRLIRAEERKKISANANDLWSSLRGGSKS; encoded by the coding sequence ATGTCGTCCGACAAGCCCTCCGAAACCCAGGCTCCTGCCGAATCCATCAATCCGGATCTTCCGGCTCATGGCGACATCACTGACCGAGCTGCAGAGGCGGAGCAAACCCCAGTAGCTGCAGACTCCTCCCCCACGTCCACACCTGCTGAACCAGCGGCACAACCCGTTGCAGCGACAACCTCACCTTCAATCGCGGAGCGCGTCAGCGTTCCCGCTCAGGCATCTGCTGATAGTGGTGAAGAGGCAGGAGGCGAATGGGAGCTGCTCTCCAACCGCATCAAGCAATTTTTTGAGGAGAACAACCTCCAAGATCAGTGGCAGAGCCTCCGCCAGCCTCTGTTTCTGCTGGGCGGACTCATTGTTGTGATTCTGACGCTGCGGATTTATGGAGGAATTCTCGACGCCATCGCCACAGTTCCACTGGCTCCCAGGCTCTTTCAGCTGGTCGGTGCTTTTTATGCAGTTTGGTTTGCAGCGACACGCTTGATTCGCGCAGAAGAGCGGAAAAAGATTTCGGCCAATGCGAACGATCTTTGGAGCAGCTTGCGTGGAGGCTCAAAGTCCTAA